From the genome of Nocardia sp. NBC_01503, one region includes:
- a CDS encoding exodeoxyribonuclease III, with the protein MRLATWNVNSIRSRQDRVLAWLDRSDIDVLAMQETKCKDEQFPFEAFEAAGYEVAHFGFSQWNGVAIASRIGLDDVEIGFPDQPGFDKDAGESLLSTPVVEARAIGATCGGVRVWSLYVPNGRALDDPHYTYKLEWLAALRNAGSKWLSEDPNAQVALVGDWNIAPTDADVWSPEFFEGKTHTSEPERDAFEAMTEAGFTDVMRPFHPGPGVYTYWDYTQLRFPRKEGMRIDFILGSPDLSARVTESNVDREERKGKGASDHAPVVAVLAD; encoded by the coding sequence GTGCGTCTCGCGACCTGGAATGTGAATTCGATTCGCTCCCGGCAGGATCGGGTGCTGGCCTGGCTGGATCGGTCGGATATCGATGTGCTGGCCATGCAGGAAACCAAGTGCAAGGACGAGCAGTTCCCGTTCGAGGCCTTCGAGGCCGCCGGGTACGAGGTCGCGCATTTCGGGTTCAGCCAGTGGAACGGGGTGGCCATCGCCTCGCGGATCGGACTCGATGATGTGGAGATCGGCTTCCCCGATCAGCCCGGCTTCGACAAGGACGCGGGCGAATCACTGCTGAGTACACCGGTGGTCGAGGCGCGGGCCATCGGCGCGACCTGCGGTGGCGTGCGGGTGTGGAGTCTGTACGTGCCCAATGGTCGCGCGCTCGACGATCCGCACTACACCTACAAGCTGGAATGGCTTGCGGCGCTGCGTAATGCGGGCAGCAAATGGCTGAGTGAGGATCCGAACGCGCAGGTCGCCCTGGTCGGAGACTGGAATATCGCGCCCACCGACGCCGATGTGTGGTCACCGGAGTTCTTCGAGGGTAAGACGCACACGTCGGAGCCCGAGCGCGATGCCTTCGAGGCCATGACAGAGGCGGGGTTCACCGATGTGATGCGGCCGTTCCACCCCGGTCCGGGCGTCTACACCTACTGGGACTACACCCAGCTGCGCTTCCCCCGCAAGGAGGGCATGCGCATCGACTTCATTCTGGGCTCGCCCGATCTCTCCGCGCGCGTCACCGAGTCGAATGTGGACCGCGAGGAGCGAAAGGGTAAGGGCGCCAGCGATCATGCGCCTGTCGTCGCGGTCCTCGCGGACTAG
- a CDS encoding TetR/AcrR family transcriptional regulator, whose protein sequence is MTRSKPAAAPDRTPARRRIRGLDADERSAQRRRQLLAAATELFARQSYSGTSIEQICQGAYVGTKGFYDHFDSKEACYSALLEQITAQIQQRVAEVAAETADQDWAQRMPVLVAAFVHAIADDPRLAKVTFGEAGGISPAVEAKRRSNRRWAADFLNRQWPVDDSLTDRQGLALCLATIGGMFELIADWLHHHDDGGDPDTVETLASDLTRFVTVVDVGRRAHS, encoded by the coding sequence ATGACCCGCAGCAAACCAGCCGCGGCGCCAGACCGGACCCCCGCGCGGCGTCGGATCCGCGGCCTCGACGCGGACGAGCGCAGCGCGCAGCGTCGCCGGCAACTGCTCGCCGCCGCCACCGAACTCTTTGCCCGGCAAAGCTATTCGGGCACCTCGATCGAGCAGATCTGCCAAGGGGCCTATGTCGGCACCAAAGGCTTCTACGATCACTTCGACAGCAAGGAGGCCTGCTACTCCGCACTGCTGGAACAGATCACCGCACAGATCCAGCAGCGGGTGGCGGAGGTCGCCGCGGAAACCGCCGACCAGGACTGGGCGCAGCGCATGCCCGTACTCGTCGCCGCGTTCGTACACGCCATCGCCGACGACCCCCGGCTGGCCAAGGTCACCTTCGGCGAGGCGGGCGGTATCTCACCCGCGGTGGAGGCCAAACGCCGCAGCAATCGGCGCTGGGCCGCGGATTTCCTCAATCGGCAATGGCCGGTGGATGATTCGCTCACCGACCGGCAGGGCCTGGCCCTATGCCTGGCGACCATCGGCGGCATGTTCGAACTCATCGCCGACTGGCTGCACCATCACGACGACGGCGGCGATCCCGATACCGTCGAAACTCTCGCTTCGGACCTCACCCGATTCGTCACCGTCGTCGACGTCGGTCGGCGGGCACACTCGTAG
- a CDS encoding N-acetylglutamate synthase, CG3035 family, which produces MTTDPRSPDSALPPLGRRVVVRYRLPEGYPQPLTDVIGEVTATDPLTVRTGDGQVVSVAWDRVVAWKELGPRPIRTSEIRALEAAAADGWPGTQRAWIDGWLLRAGDGYTGRANSAVPLGGSDGPALTSTDTVHKIGEWYTARGLPLQLLLPDRLALVPAGWRTWSETQVLAVDIATMVLPPGPSMVRITGEPDGAWLSMHRHRGGDTEIGSTPTVQVLTAVRDGELGFATLGLPAPLAIGRAAVTTAPDGRRWVGLTCIAVAAEHRRHGLGALVCAELIRWGQTRGATHAYVQVEAGNEPALALYRELGFIDHHRYRYAAP; this is translated from the coding sequence ATGACGACTGACCCCCGTTCACCCGACTCCGCACTACCGCCCCTCGGCCGGAGGGTGGTGGTGCGCTATCGCCTGCCCGAGGGTTATCCACAACCGCTCACCGATGTGATCGGCGAAGTCACCGCGACCGATCCGCTGACCGTCCGCACCGGCGACGGTCAGGTGGTCTCGGTGGCGTGGGATCGGGTGGTGGCGTGGAAGGAATTGGGCCCCAGGCCCATTCGCACCAGTGAGATCCGCGCCCTGGAGGCCGCGGCGGCCGACGGTTGGCCCGGCACCCAGCGCGCCTGGATCGACGGCTGGTTGCTCCGTGCCGGTGACGGATACACCGGGCGCGCGAATTCCGCTGTGCCATTGGGCGGTTCGGATGGACCGGCGCTGACCTCCACCGATACCGTGCACAAGATCGGCGAATGGTACACCGCGCGTGGGCTTCCGCTGCAATTGCTGCTGCCGGATCGACTGGCCCTGGTGCCCGCGGGCTGGCGCACCTGGAGTGAGACCCAGGTGCTGGCGGTCGATATCGCGACCATGGTGCTGCCGCCCGGACCCTCGATGGTGCGGATCACCGGCGAACCGGACGGGGCGTGGCTGTCCATGCACCGGCATCGCGGCGGTGATACCGAGATCGGCTCGACGCCGACCGTGCAGGTGCTCACCGCGGTACGGGACGGCGAATTGGGTTTCGCCACACTCGGTTTGCCCGCACCCCTGGCCATCGGCCGGGCGGCGGTCACCACCGCGCCGGATGGGCGGCGCTGGGTGGGGCTCACCTGTATCGCGGTGGCGGCCGAGCATCGCAGGCACGGACTCGGCGCGCTGGTCTGCGCGGAATTGATCCGCTGGGGGCAGACACGCGGCGCGACACACGCCTATGTTCAGGTGGAGGCCGGTAATGAACCGGCGCTGGCGCTGTATCGGGAGCTCGGCTTCATCGATCATCACCGGTACCGGTACGCCGCGCCCTGA
- a CDS encoding type II toxin-antitoxin system Phd/YefM family antitoxin, with product MKQITYTEARATLATVLDTVVDDVEEVVVTRAGREPVVVVSLREYEALKETAYLLGNPANARHLARGLEQWEAGGFTPREPLPVPDDEAETA from the coding sequence ATGAAGCAGATCACGTACACCGAAGCACGAGCAACCCTCGCGACCGTCCTGGATACTGTCGTGGACGATGTGGAAGAAGTCGTGGTGACTCGCGCCGGACGCGAACCTGTCGTAGTCGTGTCCCTACGCGAATACGAAGCATTGAAGGAAACCGCGTACCTATTGGGCAACCCCGCCAACGCCCGCCACCTTGCGCGGGGCTTGGAGCAGTGGGAAGCGGGCGGATTCACTCCCCGCGAACCACTTCCGGTGCCGGACGACGAAGCCGAGACCGCATGA
- the fahA gene encoding fumarylacetoacetase yields MSSRVRIEVPEGSGFGPAHLPYCVFRPLGEEPRVGARLGDDLIDLAVALDDPMFAQPSLNAFMTQGPQCWREVRELVRTAAEAELPAAAVHSVASVQLDLPVGIGDYVDFYASIDHATAMGRIFRPDGEALLPNWRYLPVGYHGRAGTVVVSGTEIIRPEGQRRTDSGAPDFGPSRRLDIEAELGFLVGAGSPLGTPIRTDAFDEHVFGVALVNDWSARDIQGWEAQPLGPFLGKSFATTLSAWVTPLEALADARIPLPEQDPEPLPYLCAKEPWGLDIELEVRWNGQRVSTPPFRRMYWSPAQMLAHMTANGASTRTGDLFASGTISGPERHERGSFMELSWGGTEPITLDGVQRTFLENGDEVVITATAPAIGGGRLSLGEVRGRVAG; encoded by the coding sequence ATGAGCAGTCGAGTGCGGATCGAAGTCCCCGAGGGCTCCGGATTCGGCCCGGCACATCTACCGTATTGCGTATTCCGTCCGCTCGGCGAGGAGCCGCGGGTGGGCGCGCGACTGGGTGATGATCTCATCGATCTGGCGGTGGCCCTGGATGATCCGATGTTCGCGCAGCCCAGCCTGAACGCCTTCATGACACAGGGCCCGCAGTGCTGGCGTGAGGTGCGTGAGCTGGTGCGCACCGCCGCGGAGGCCGAATTGCCCGCCGCCGCGGTACATTCGGTCGCCTCGGTGCAGCTGGATCTGCCGGTCGGGATCGGCGACTATGTGGACTTCTACGCCAGCATCGACCATGCCACCGCCATGGGCCGCATCTTCCGGCCCGATGGTGAAGCGCTGCTGCCGAATTGGCGGTATCTACCGGTCGGCTATCACGGGCGCGCGGGCACCGTGGTGGTCTCCGGCACCGAAATCATCCGCCCCGAAGGTCAGCGCCGAACCGATTCCGGTGCACCGGATTTCGGTCCGAGCCGCCGTCTGGATATCGAGGCCGAGCTGGGCTTCCTGGTCGGCGCGGGTTCACCGCTGGGTACGCCCATCCGGACCGACGCCTTCGACGAGCACGTCTTCGGAGTGGCCCTGGTCAATGACTGGTCGGCGCGCGATATCCAAGGTTGGGAGGCGCAACCCCTCGGACCGTTCCTCGGCAAGTCCTTCGCAACCACGCTGTCGGCGTGGGTGACGCCATTGGAAGCCTTGGCGGATGCCCGGATTCCGCTGCCGGAACAGGATCCCGAACCACTCCCCTATCTGTGTGCGAAGGAGCCCTGGGGTCTGGATATCGAGCTGGAGGTGCGCTGGAACGGTCAGCGGGTCTCCACGCCGCCCTTCCGCCGGATGTACTGGTCCCCCGCGCAGATGCTCGCCCATATGACCGCCAATGGCGCCTCCACCCGCACCGGCGATCTCTTCGCCTCGGGCACCATCTCCGGCCCGGAACGGCATGAGCGTGGCTCGTTCATGGAATTGAGCTGGGGCGGAACCGAACCCATCACCCTGGACGGGGTGCAGCGCACCTTCCTGGAGAACGGCGACGAGGTGGTCATCACCGCCACCGCGCCCGCCATCGGGGGCGGACGTTTGAGCCTGGGCGAGGTCCGGGGCCGGGTCGCGGGCTGA
- a CDS encoding acyl-CoA dehydrogenase, whose product MSHYKANLRDIEFNLFEVLGIGALLDQGAYGDLDSETVRDMLTEVVRLAEGPIAESFVEGDRTPVEFDAANHTIIVPELLRKTVAAVNEAGYSGLGMPEEMGGVYAPNALVWGIQEMIVAANNSASFFNMGPLMHKVIFEEGNEQQKRWGAYAWENRWGGTMVLTEPDAGSDVGMGRTKAVAQPDGTWHIEGVKRFISGGDVGDTAENIFHLVLARPEGAGPGTKGLSLFIVPRFHFDPETMAIGEKNGALVTGVEHKMGIKSSPTCEITFGGDIPAVGYLVGDKHNGIAQMFKVIENARMMVGTKACGALSTGYLNALEYAKQRVQGADLTQMTDKAAPRVTITHHPDVRRSLATQKAYAEGLRALYMYCASYQNADVAQANYGIDAELAERVNDLLLPVVKGCGSDRAYESLTESLQTLGGSGYLQDYPIEQYIRDCKIDSLYEGTTAIQAQDFFFRKIIRDKGVALAHVAGLIQKYVDSGPDQFKIERGLLGTALADVQGMAAALTGYLMAAQQNPEELYKVGLGSVRFLYAVGDLVIGWRLLEQAAIAQAALDAGAAEKDKNFYTGKVAVASFFAKNKLPLITGVRAVVENIDNDIMKLDESAF is encoded by the coding sequence GTGTCCCACTACAAGGCGAACCTACGAGATATCGAGTTCAACTTGTTCGAAGTGCTGGGAATCGGGGCGCTGCTCGATCAGGGCGCCTACGGCGATCTCGACAGCGAGACCGTCCGTGACATGCTCACCGAGGTGGTGCGCCTCGCCGAGGGGCCCATCGCCGAATCCTTCGTCGAGGGTGACCGCACGCCGGTCGAATTCGACGCCGCGAACCACACCATCATCGTGCCTGAGCTGCTGCGCAAGACCGTCGCCGCGGTGAACGAGGCCGGCTACTCCGGTCTGGGCATGCCCGAGGAGATGGGCGGCGTGTACGCGCCGAACGCCCTCGTATGGGGCATCCAGGAGATGATCGTGGCCGCCAACAACTCGGCCAGCTTCTTCAATATGGGCCCGCTCATGCACAAGGTCATCTTCGAAGAGGGCAACGAACAGCAGAAGCGCTGGGGTGCGTACGCCTGGGAGAACCGCTGGGGCGGCACCATGGTGCTCACCGAGCCCGATGCGGGTTCCGATGTCGGTATGGGCCGCACCAAGGCCGTCGCACAGCCCGACGGCACCTGGCATATCGAAGGCGTGAAGCGCTTCATCTCCGGCGGCGACGTCGGCGATACCGCCGAGAACATCTTCCACCTGGTGCTGGCCCGCCCCGAGGGCGCCGGACCGGGCACCAAGGGCCTGTCGCTGTTCATCGTGCCGCGCTTCCACTTCGACCCCGAGACCATGGCCATCGGCGAGAAGAACGGCGCGCTGGTCACCGGTGTCGAGCACAAGATGGGCATCAAGTCCTCGCCCACCTGTGAGATCACCTTCGGCGGCGATATCCCGGCCGTCGGCTACCTGGTCGGCGATAAGCACAATGGCATCGCGCAGATGTTCAAGGTCATCGAGAACGCGCGAATGATGGTGGGCACCAAGGCATGCGGTGCGCTCTCCACCGGCTACCTGAACGCCCTCGAGTACGCCAAGCAGCGCGTCCAGGGTGCGGACCTGACGCAGATGACCGATAAGGCCGCGCCGCGCGTCACCATCACCCACCACCCGGATGTGCGCCGCTCGCTGGCCACCCAGAAGGCCTACGCCGAGGGCCTGCGCGCGCTGTACATGTACTGCGCCTCCTACCAGAACGCCGATGTGGCACAGGCCAATTACGGTATCGACGCCGAACTGGCCGAGCGCGTCAACGATCTGCTGCTGCCGGTCGTCAAGGGCTGCGGTTCCGATCGCGCCTACGAATCGCTCACCGAATCGCTGCAGACCCTCGGTGGCTCGGGCTACCTGCAGGACTACCCGATCGAGCAGTACATCCGCGACTGCAAGATCGACTCGCTGTACGAGGGCACCACCGCCATCCAGGCGCAGGACTTCTTCTTCCGCAAGATCATTCGCGACAAGGGTGTGGCGCTGGCGCATGTCGCCGGGCTCATCCAGAAGTACGTCGACAGCGGGCCGGACCAGTTCAAGATCGAGCGCGGACTGCTCGGCACGGCGCTGGCCGATGTGCAGGGTATGGCGGCGGCGCTGACCGGCTACCTGATGGCCGCGCAGCAGAACCCGGAGGAGCTGTACAAGGTCGGCCTCGGATCGGTCCGATTCCTGTACGCCGTAGGCGATCTCGTCATCGGCTGGCGGTTGCTGGAGCAGGCCGCCATCGCGCAGGCGGCGCTCGACGCCGGAGCGGCGGAGAAGGACAAGAACTTCTACACGGGCAAGGTCGCCGTGGCGTCGTTCTTCGCCAAGAACAAGCTGCCGCTCATCACCGGCGTGCGTGCCGTCGTGGAGAACATCGACAACGACATCATGAAGCTGGACGAGTCCGCCTTCTGA
- a CDS encoding MMPL family transporter, translating to MLTTLARFAMSRPRAVLVAALLLMIVCGGFGATAKSHMVGGGYLTPELESVQANDFIDAHFPGGNPNFIVMVSSDEGVNGPRTRAEAQRITDLLSHDPDVTGVQSYWTSAAARPDLATALRSQDGKRGLIMATVTGTDTEVQNRAVKLSERLNGDRDGVRVRVGGMAGTFADINHQVEKDLILAESIAVPVSGVLLVLVFGSVIAAGLPLVVGLFAIAATLGILRLMTTFMEVSIFALNMTSALGLALAIDYSLFIVSRYREELGNGLDTRAAIARSIQTAGRTVVFSGLTVALALAALAVFPQPFFKSFAYAGVAVVAAAVGASLLLLPAALILLGDRVNAWDLRKPLRRILGRGEPKPVPPEQSGWYRWVTTVMRWPLPFALVTTAILLLLGSPFLSAHFGTPDDRMIGTFASSRQVGDALRQDFTANMASSAVVVLPGFHGAPNEIGGYAAALSQVPGIPAVMSGDGVFVKGAKMAPGIAQMTGPDGAYLSVGTKEAPFTDAGKEQLAQLRAVPAPGPVLFGGAAALNEDTMDSVLTRLPLAAGLIAVITLVLLFLFTGSVVLPVKALILNVLSLTATFGAMIWMFQNGHLAGVLGFTPTGSVDIFMPILMFCLAFGMSMDYEVFLLSRIREEWLASDRSPAANTRSVALGVARTGRIFTAAAGLMAVVLLAVATSHVTAMKLFGIGLALAVIADATIIRGLLAPALMRLMSTGNWWAPKPLAALHKRIGLEEEPAAEKDSVLTH from the coding sequence ATGTTGACCACTCTTGCCCGGTTCGCCATGTCGCGGCCCCGCGCCGTCCTGGTGGCCGCCCTGTTGCTGATGATTGTGTGCGGTGGCTTCGGCGCCACCGCGAAATCACATATGGTCGGCGGCGGCTACCTCACGCCCGAACTGGAGTCGGTGCAGGCCAATGACTTCATCGACGCGCACTTTCCGGGCGGCAATCCGAACTTCATCGTCATGGTCAGCTCCGACGAGGGGGTGAACGGTCCACGGACGCGGGCCGAGGCACAGCGCATTACCGATCTGCTGAGCCACGACCCGGATGTGACGGGTGTGCAGTCATATTGGACGAGCGCCGCCGCACGGCCCGATCTCGCGACCGCGCTGCGCAGCCAGGACGGCAAGCGCGGACTCATCATGGCCACGGTCACCGGTACCGATACCGAAGTGCAGAACCGGGCGGTCAAGCTCAGCGAGCGGCTCAATGGTGATCGCGACGGGGTGCGGGTGCGGGTCGGCGGAATGGCGGGCACCTTCGCCGATATCAACCATCAGGTCGAGAAGGATCTGATTCTGGCCGAATCCATCGCGGTGCCGGTCTCCGGAGTGCTGCTGGTCCTGGTCTTCGGCAGTGTGATCGCGGCCGGACTGCCACTTGTGGTGGGGCTCTTCGCGATTGCCGCCACCCTGGGAATTCTGCGGTTGATGACGACCTTCATGGAGGTGTCGATCTTCGCGCTCAATATGACCAGCGCGCTGGGGCTGGCCCTGGCCATCGACTACAGCCTGTTCATTGTCAGCCGGTATCGCGAGGAACTCGGCAATGGCCTGGACACCCGCGCCGCCATTGCCCGTTCGATCCAAACCGCCGGGCGCACAGTCGTATTCTCCGGTCTGACGGTGGCGCTGGCCTTGGCCGCGCTGGCGGTGTTCCCGCAGCCGTTCTTCAAATCCTTCGCCTACGCGGGTGTCGCGGTGGTGGCGGCCGCGGTGGGCGCCTCACTACTGCTGCTGCCCGCCGCGCTGATCCTGCTCGGCGATCGGGTGAACGCGTGGGATCTGCGTAAACCGCTGCGCCGCATACTGGGTCGCGGTGAGCCGAAGCCGGTGCCGCCGGAGCAGAGCGGCTGGTACCGCTGGGTCACCACGGTGATGCGGTGGCCGCTGCCGTTCGCACTGGTCACCACCGCCATCCTGCTGCTGCTCGGATCCCCGTTCCTGTCAGCGCATTTCGGCACGCCGGACGATCGCATGATCGGCACCTTCGCCTCCAGTCGACAGGTCGGCGACGCGCTGCGGCAGGACTTCACCGCCAATATGGCTTCGAGTGCGGTGGTGGTGCTGCCCGGATTCCATGGCGCGCCCAATGAGATCGGCGGGTACGCGGCCGCGCTGTCGCAGGTGCCGGGCATTCCGGCGGTCATGTCCGGTGACGGCGTCTTCGTGAAGGGCGCGAAGATGGCTCCCGGTATCGCGCAGATGACCGGACCGGACGGGGCGTACCTCTCGGTGGGCACCAAGGAGGCACCGTTCACCGATGCGGGCAAGGAGCAGTTGGCGCAATTGCGTGCGGTGCCCGCGCCCGGCCCGGTGCTGTTCGGCGGTGCGGCTGCGCTCAATGAGGACACCATGGATTCGGTTCTCACCCGGCTTCCGCTGGCGGCCGGGCTGATCGCGGTCATCACACTGGTGCTGCTGTTCCTGTTCACCGGCAGTGTGGTGTTGCCGGTGAAGGCGCTCATTCTGAATGTGCTGTCGTTGACCGCGACCTTCGGCGCGATGATCTGGATGTTCCAGAACGGGCATCTGGCGGGCGTATTGGGTTTCACCCCGACCGGCAGCGTCGATATCTTCATGCCGATCCTGATGTTCTGCCTGGCCTTCGGCATGTCGATGGATTACGAGGTCTTCCTGCTCTCACGGATTCGCGAGGAGTGGCTGGCCTCGGACCGCAGCCCGGCGGCGAATACCCGATCGGTGGCGCTGGGTGTGGCGCGTACCGGCCGAATCTTCACCGCCGCAGCGGGTTTGATGGCGGTGGTACTGCTCGCGGTGGCCACCTCGCATGTGACGGCCATGAAATTGTTCGGCATCGGCTTGGCGCTGGCGGTCATCGCCGATGCCACCATCATTCGCGGTCTGCTCGCGCCCGCGCTCATGCGCCTGATGAGCACCGGGAACTGGTGGGCACCCAAACCCCTTGCCGCACTGCATAAGCGGATCGGCCTGGAGGAAGAGCCCGCCGCCGAGAAAGACTCCGTGCTCACCCACTGA
- a CDS encoding homogentisate 1,2-dioxygenase, producing MTFYRQVGDVPPKRHTQHRDTEGKLYYEELMGEEGFSGDSSLLYHRGLPPAIVDSSVWVLPEQRTYPNHPLRHRHLKLHELFPEGKPELTDMVNGRRLLLGNADVRISYVAALRESPLYRNAIGDELVYIESGGGVVETVFGTLRVHQGHQVLLPRATTHRWLPDGPEPLRAYIIEGTGHIAPPKRYLSKYGQLLEHSPYCERDLHGPAEPFQATGTDVEVLVKHRPAGEIVGTSMVYASHPFDVVGWDGCLYPFAFDIADFEPITGRVHQPPPAHQAFEGNNFVVCDFVPRKVDYHPLSIPVPYYHSNVDSDEIMFYCGGNYEARKGSGIGQGSVSVHPGGYAHGPQPGAYERSIGLEFFDELAVMVDTFHPLQLGEAALACEDPGYAWTWSGRGPSEWI from the coding sequence ATGACGTTCTATCGACAGGTGGGTGATGTGCCGCCGAAGCGGCATACCCAGCACCGGGACACCGAAGGCAAGCTCTACTACGAGGAGCTGATGGGAGAAGAGGGCTTCTCCGGCGACTCCTCGTTGCTCTATCACCGCGGATTACCGCCCGCCATAGTGGATTCCAGCGTGTGGGTACTGCCGGAGCAACGCACCTATCCGAATCATCCACTGCGACACCGGCATTTGAAGTTGCATGAACTGTTCCCCGAGGGCAAGCCCGAGCTCACCGATATGGTGAACGGACGGCGACTACTGCTGGGCAATGCCGATGTGCGCATCTCCTATGTGGCGGCACTGCGCGAATCACCGCTGTATCGCAATGCCATCGGCGATGAACTCGTCTATATCGAATCCGGCGGCGGGGTCGTCGAGACGGTCTTCGGGACGCTGCGCGTCCATCAGGGGCATCAGGTGCTGCTGCCGCGCGCCACCACGCATCGCTGGCTGCCGGACGGACCGGAACCCTTGCGCGCCTATATAATCGAGGGCACGGGGCATATCGCGCCGCCCAAGCGGTACCTGTCCAAATACGGGCAGCTGCTGGAGCATTCGCCCTACTGTGAGCGCGATCTGCACGGTCCGGCCGAACCGTTCCAGGCCACCGGCACCGATGTGGAGGTGCTGGTCAAGCATCGTCCGGCCGGTGAAATCGTCGGCACCAGCATGGTTTACGCCTCGCATCCCTTCGATGTGGTGGGGTGGGACGGCTGCCTGTACCCGTTCGCCTTCGATATCGCCGACTTCGAGCCGATCACCGGGCGGGTGCATCAGCCGCCGCCGGCGCATCAGGCGTTCGAGGGCAATAACTTCGTGGTCTGCGATTTCGTCCCGCGCAAGGTGGACTATCACCCGCTGTCGATTCCGGTGCCCTACTACCACTCCAATGTGGACTCCGACGAGATCATGTTCTACTGCGGCGGAAACTACGAGGCGCGCAAGGGATCCGGGATCGGACAGGGTTCGGTGTCGGTGCATCCGGGCGGGTACGCGCACGGCCCGCAGCCGGGAGCGTACGAGCGCAGTATCGGCCTGGAGTTCTTCGACGAATTGGCCGTCATGGTCGATACCTTCCATCCCCTGCAATTGGGTGAGGCCGCACTGGCCTGTGAGGACCCCGGATACGCCTGGACCTGGTCGGGACGCGGACCGTCGGAATGGATTTGA
- a CDS encoding TetR/AcrR family transcriptional regulator, which translates to MGTESAVRPRQRARHLGPERRRPQVLDTALQIAADDGVAAVTIAAVADRMKVTRPVVYACFADRVELIEALLRREEDLMLAGVMAALPRRRVEADEAVFVEGFRALLHTATARPDAWRLLYGNPDPAVASSFGRGRELAVERCTRRLRPTLKAWGTEDAERKLSALVELWVSAGEGAVRTLLTEPGDWTPDTLGEFVGAAVYRALRNA; encoded by the coding sequence ATGGGCACCGAATCGGCTGTACGACCCCGCCAGCGCGCGCGGCATCTCGGGCCCGAACGCCGCCGCCCCCAGGTACTCGACACCGCTCTGCAGATCGCCGCCGACGACGGCGTCGCGGCGGTCACCATCGCCGCGGTCGCCGACCGGATGAAGGTCACCCGCCCGGTCGTCTACGCCTGCTTCGCCGATCGCGTGGAGCTCATCGAGGCCCTGCTACGCCGCGAGGAGGACCTCATGCTGGCGGGGGTGATGGCGGCCCTGCCGCGCCGCCGCGTCGAGGCCGATGAGGCCGTCTTCGTGGAGGGCTTCCGCGCCCTGCTGCACACCGCCACCGCGCGACCCGATGCCTGGCGACTGCTCTACGGCAATCCCGATCCGGCCGTGGCGAGTTCGTTCGGGCGGGGCCGGGAGCTCGCGGTGGAGCGCTGCACCCGGCGGCTGCGGCCCACACTCAAGGCGTGGGGGACCGAAGACGCGGAGCGCAAACTCTCGGCACTGGTGGAATTGTGGGTCTCCGCGGGCGAGGGTGCGGTGCGAACACTGCTGACCGAACCGGGTGACTGGACCCCGGACACGCTCGGCGAATTCGTCGGCGCGGCGGTGTATCGAGCGCTCAGGAACGCCTGA
- a CDS encoding Txe/YoeB family addiction module toxin: MKLDFADEAWTDYAWTVANDRPSARKINRLLDDITANGEAEGIGKPEPLRHNLSGWWSRRITQEHRLVYRVADGVIHILSCRHHYE; this comes from the coding sequence ATGAAACTCGACTTCGCTGACGAGGCATGGACGGACTACGCGTGGACCGTCGCCAACGACCGACCGTCCGCCCGCAAAATCAACCGCCTCCTCGATGACATCACCGCGAACGGCGAAGCCGAAGGGATAGGGAAGCCGGAACCATTGCGACACAACCTGTCCGGGTGGTGGTCAAGGCGCATCACCCAAGAACACCGACTTGTGTATCGGGTAGCCGACGGCGTGATACACATCCTCTCCTGCCGACACCACTACGAATGA